From Rutidosis leptorrhynchoides isolate AG116_Rl617_1_P2 chromosome 3, CSIRO_AGI_Rlap_v1, whole genome shotgun sequence, a single genomic window includes:
- the LOC139901399 gene encoding uncharacterized protein encodes MVAIMKISNEDNVFLRIMNDILSYSSNPLPYYFRWFHRRQDSHGRWSISPHLKMTAALRQLPYGYTPDALDEYLQMSEQVGRESLHNFCKCIIDLYANVYLREPTLHDIHRLYEGNERIHGFPSMLGSIDFMHWAWVKCPVAWREWYMRGDHSHPTIMFEAFASYDNWIWYAYFGVAGSNNDINVLNTSDLFNSMINEEIPDVPYHINGVQYRRGCYLAYGNYPTWAAFVKGLSSAVHEKRSYFTKNKRELAKMLKELLGSYKFVGIFFSNPH; translated from the coding sequence ATGGTTGCAATTATGAAAATTTCAAACGAAGATAATGTTTTTCTTAGGATTATGAATGATATTCTAAGCTACTCATCAAATCCATTGCCGTATTATTTTAGATGGTTTCATCGAAGACAAGATTCACATGGTAGGTGGAGTATTAGCCCACATTTGAAGATGACAGCCGCACTACGTCAGCTACCATACGGTTATACACCGGATGCGTTAGATGAGTATCTTCAAATGTCTGAACAAGTTGGCCGGGAATCTTTGCACAACTTTTGTAAGTGTATCATTGATTTGTATGCTAACGTCTACCTAAGAGAGCCTACGTTGCACGACATTCACCGTTTGTATGAAGGTAATGAAAGGATTCATGGTTTTCCGAGCATGTTGGGTAGTATAGATTTTATGCACTGGGCATGGGTAAAATGTCCGGTTGCGTGGAGAGAATGGTATATGCGAGGCGATCACAGTCACCCAACTATTATGTTTGAAGCATTCGCCTCGTATGATAATTGGATTTGGTATGCATATTTTGGTGTGGCGGGTTCAAACAACGATATTAATGTGCTAAACACTAGTGATTTGTTCAACTCAATGATTAATGAGGAAATACCCGACGTTCCTTATCACATAAACGGTGTTCAATACAGAAGAGGGTGCTATTTAGCTTACGGTAATTACCCAACATGGGCGGCATTTGTTAAAGGATTATCAAGTGCCGTTCACGAAAAACGTTCTTACTTTACAAAAAACAAGCGGGAGCTCGCAAAGATGTTGAAAGAACTTTTGGGATCCTACAAGTTCGTTGGCATATTCTTTAGCAACCCgcactga